The Aureitalea marina genome includes a window with the following:
- a CDS encoding TerB family tellurite resistance protein, which yields MIRWLTALLGYAFFRFPGAVIGFFLGELLDRMFTNKSGGSFERSMYSSRDKVSPADFELNLLSLASLVIKSDGSVSQQEMDYVRSYFVQAYGKERANATFRVFNEVINKREISAQRIGQLFRQRMRYESRLQVVHFLFSIANADGHVSSQELNMVQRIAGFMGIQSPDFSSIKAMFFKSADSAYKILEIERTATDTEIKKAYRTMAKKYHPDKLQHMDEAYRQGAEEKFRKVQEAYEQLQKERNF from the coding sequence ATGATCCGCTGGCTCACCGCTTTATTAGGCTACGCTTTCTTCCGTTTTCCGGGGGCTGTAATCGGTTTTTTCCTGGGAGAGTTGTTGGACCGAATGTTCACCAACAAAAGTGGAGGTTCTTTTGAGCGTTCTATGTACAGCAGTCGTGACAAGGTTAGTCCGGCAGACTTCGAGTTAAATTTGCTGAGTCTGGCCTCGCTGGTGATCAAATCCGATGGCAGTGTTTCCCAACAGGAAATGGATTATGTGCGCTCTTATTTTGTACAGGCCTACGGAAAGGAAAGGGCGAATGCCACCTTCCGGGTATTCAACGAGGTTATTAACAAACGTGAGATATCCGCTCAACGGATCGGTCAGCTCTTCCGCCAACGTATGCGATATGAAAGTAGGTTGCAGGTGGTACACTTTCTGTTCAGTATCGCTAATGCGGATGGACATGTTTCTTCACAGGAGCTGAATATGGTGCAACGCATTGCCGGATTTATGGGAATCCAATCCCCGGATTTCAGCAGCATTAAGGCCATGTTCTTTAAAAGTGCCGATAGTGCCTATAAGATCCTGGAGATCGAAAGAACAGCAACGGATACGGAGATAAAGAAAGCCTACCGGACTATGGCCAAAAAGTATCATCCGGACAAACTACAGCACATGGACGAGGCCTATCGTCAAGGTGCTGAAGAGAAATTCCGCAAAGTACAAGAGGCGTACGAACAGCTGCAAAAAGAAAGAAATTTCTAG
- a CDS encoding YHS domain-containing (seleno)protein, translating to MRIFILLVLITTSLAAQEHVLVKSGYGAAGYDLISYFEGEPEKGDKAFQAEHQGVSYKFISEEHLKSFKKDPERYLPQYGGYCAYAMALKGDKVGVNPKTFLITGDKLYLFYNKFGVNTLKKWEKENPEQLKQAADVYYKALLDQ from the coding sequence ATGAGAATATTCATTTTACTTGTACTGATCACTACATCGCTTGCTGCCCAGGAGCACGTATTGGTCAAATCCGGATACGGAGCCGCCGGTTACGACCTGATCTCCTACTTTGAAGGAGAGCCGGAGAAAGGGGATAAGGCCTTCCAGGCTGAACACCAGGGAGTAAGCTATAAGTTTATTTCTGAAGAACACTTGAAGAGTTTTAAGAAGGATCCGGAACGTTACCTTCCTCAATATGGGGGCTATTGTGCCTATGCCATGGCCTTGAAGGGGGACAAGGTAGGGGTAAACCCGAAGACTTTCCTGATCACAGGCGATAAACTCTACCTCTTCTATAACAAGTTTGGGGTTAACACCCTCAAGAAGTGGGAAAAGGAGAACCCTGAGCAATTAAAACAGGCTGCAGACGTCTATTATAAGGCGCTACTGGATCAGTAG
- a CDS encoding thioredoxin family protein has translation MRPADFILLLFLLLSTSSILSQELETTTFTELEENMKQDPRPVLVFLYTDWCKFCTAMKKSTFKEDAVIKKLNQQFYYVPFNGESREDVVFLGARFRYQSTGLKTGIHQLAEQLGTVDGQLTYPVSVILNQDYEIQFQHNAFLGPDELLNVLQAVND, from the coding sequence ATGAGACCTGCCGATTTTATTTTGCTCTTGTTTTTGCTGTTAAGCACCTCTTCCATACTATCCCAGGAATTGGAGACGACTACTTTTACGGAACTGGAGGAAAATATGAAGCAAGATCCAAGACCGGTGCTGGTGTTTCTGTATACAGATTGGTGTAAGTTCTGCACGGCCATGAAAAAGAGCACTTTTAAAGAAGACGCAGTTATCAAAAAATTGAACCAACAATTCTACTATGTGCCTTTTAACGGTGAAAGCAGAGAAGATGTCGTTTTCCTTGGTGCACGATTTCGGTATCAATCTACAGGCCTAAAAACCGGTATCCATCAACTGGCGGAGCAATTAGGGACCGTAGATGGGCAGCTAACCTATCCGGTTAGTGTAATTTTAAACCAGGATTACGAGATCCAATTTCAACACAATGCCTTTTTGGGACCTGACGAATTGCTGAATGTACTGCAGGCCGTCAATGATTAA
- a CDS encoding TonB-dependent receptor, with the protein MRSWILMLLLFPLSITSQNTISGTVSSATETLPFANIYIAELGKGTTTDENGFYSLEEVPNGEWTLSASYTGFETQQRQVALIGGRTEVSFQLSPDNSLDEVVVSGTLRPVSKLESPVPVEVYSKNFFKKNPTPSVFESLQNINGVRPQLNCNVCNTGDIHINGLEGPYTFVLIDGMPIVSGLSTVYGLTGIPQSLIERMEVVKGPASTLYGSEAVGGIINIITKKPSNAPEAAIESFVSGWGELNTDLGLRYDMGEKVQGLLGVNYFNYQNPIDNNGDGFTDLTLQNRISIFNKLNFQREDNRVFTLAGRYVYEDRWGGEMNWNSGFRGGDEVYGESIYTSRWETFGTYTLPMDVPITFQFSANGHNQNSFYGTDSYNADQYIGFGQFTWNSTIGQDHDLLVGAAYRYTFYDDNTFATRDADGIENEPSVIHLPGLFVQDEWKFDSNNTLLTGMRWDYNSVHGNIFSPRINYKWTSTDKSNILRLSGGNGFRVANVFTEDHAALTGAREVVFDGKLDPETSWNANVNYIKRFFSNTGSIFTLDASAFYTYFTNRILPDYETDPNKIIYANLEGSSVSQGVSLNTDMVWRNGLKVLAGATLMDVSVTENGETRRQLLTESFSGVWSVSYTVRSIDLTFDYTGNLYGPMRLPLISETDPRDEFSPWFSIQNIQLTKRFGTDWELFGGVKNLLNFTPADDSIARSFDPFDEDVVFDENGQAVPTADNPFGLTFDPSYVYASNQGIRGFVGLRYTAF; encoded by the coding sequence ATGCGATCCTGGATCCTGATGCTCCTACTCTTTCCATTGAGCATCACATCACAAAATACAATCTCCGGTACAGTAAGTTCAGCTACCGAGACCCTTCCTTTTGCCAATATCTACATCGCGGAATTGGGGAAAGGGACAACCACAGACGAAAACGGCTTTTACTCCCTGGAGGAAGTTCCGAACGGTGAATGGACGCTTTCCGCCTCTTACACCGGGTTTGAAACTCAGCAGAGGCAAGTGGCATTGATCGGAGGTAGAACAGAGGTAAGCTTCCAGTTAAGTCCGGATAACTCCCTGGACGAAGTGGTGGTAAGCGGAACTTTACGGCCGGTGAGTAAGTTGGAAAGTCCAGTCCCAGTAGAGGTTTACAGCAAGAATTTCTTTAAGAAGAATCCGACTCCTTCTGTTTTCGAATCCCTTCAGAACATCAACGGGGTGCGACCTCAGCTTAATTGTAATGTGTGCAATACCGGTGATATTCATATCAATGGCCTGGAAGGGCCATACACCTTTGTGTTGATCGATGGCATGCCAATAGTCAGTGGTCTTTCTACCGTTTACGGTCTTACCGGCATCCCACAATCACTGATCGAGCGCATGGAAGTGGTCAAGGGACCGGCCTCCACCCTATATGGTTCTGAAGCAGTTGGCGGGATCATCAATATCATTACCAAGAAACCATCCAATGCGCCAGAGGCCGCTATCGAATCTTTTGTCAGTGGTTGGGGAGAACTGAATACGGACCTAGGGCTGAGGTACGACATGGGCGAAAAGGTTCAGGGCCTATTGGGTGTCAATTATTTCAACTACCAAAATCCAATTGATAACAATGGTGATGGCTTTACGGATCTGACCCTTCAAAACCGTATTTCTATCTTCAATAAGCTGAACTTTCAACGGGAAGATAACCGGGTTTTTACCTTGGCGGGCAGATATGTTTACGAAGATCGCTGGGGAGGAGAAATGAACTGGAACAGCGGTTTTCGAGGAGGAGACGAGGTCTACGGTGAAAGTATTTATACCAGCAGATGGGAAACATTCGGGACCTATACCCTTCCAATGGATGTGCCCATTACCTTCCAATTCTCCGCTAACGGGCACAACCAAAACTCATTCTACGGCACGGACTCCTACAATGCAGATCAATACATTGGTTTTGGTCAATTTACCTGGAATAGCACAATTGGTCAGGATCACGACCTACTGGTTGGGGCAGCCTACAGATATACTTTTTACGACGACAACACTTTTGCGACCAGGGATGCCGACGGAATAGAGAACGAACCCTCGGTTATCCATTTACCAGGATTGTTCGTGCAGGACGAGTGGAAGTTCGATTCCAACAATACCCTCTTAACGGGAATGCGCTGGGACTACAACAGTGTTCATGGAAACATATTCTCTCCCCGTATCAACTACAAATGGACCTCAACGGACAAAAGCAATATTCTGCGGTTAAGCGGAGGAAATGGATTCCGTGTTGCCAATGTATTTACGGAAGATCACGCGGCACTTACAGGTGCCAGGGAGGTGGTTTTTGACGGCAAACTAGACCCGGAGACCTCCTGGAACGCCAATGTGAATTACATTAAACGGTTCTTCAGCAATACAGGGAGCATCTTCACCCTGGACGCTTCAGCTTTCTACACCTATTTCACCAATCGCATCCTTCCGGATTACGAGACCGACCCCAATAAGATCATCTATGCTAACCTGGAGGGTTCTTCTGTCTCACAAGGGGTGTCCTTGAATACAGATATGGTTTGGAGAAATGGACTCAAGGTGTTGGCCGGTGCAACCTTAATGGATGTCTCGGTGACAGAGAATGGTGAAACAAGGAGGCAATTGCTCACTGAGAGTTTCAGTGGGGTATGGTCCGTTTCCTATACGGTTCGATCCATCGACCTCACCTTCGATTATACCGGAAATCTCTACGGACCCATGCGCCTGCCCCTGATCAGTGAGACAGACCCAAGAGACGAATTCTCACCTTGGTTTAGCATACAGAATATTCAATTGACCAAACGGTTTGGTACCGATTGGGAGCTATTTGGAGGTGTAAAGAACCTTTTGAATTTCACTCCGGCAGACGACAGCATTGCGAGGTCTTTCGATCCTTTCGATGAGGATGTGGTCTTTGACGAAAATGGTCAGGCTGTACCTACAGCTGATAATCCTTTTGGCCTGACATTTGATCCCAGCTATGTCTATGCATCTAACCAGGGGATAAGAGGATTTGTTGGCCTGAGATACACTGCTTTCTAA
- a CDS encoding metal-dependent transcriptional regulator, with protein sequence MDFTLSEENYLKAIFHLQQQSPKGVSTNEIAERMKTKASSVTDMIKKLAAKKLVNYVKYQGATLSEEGRRHALHVIRKHRLWEVFLVDKLDFPWDEVHEIAEQLEHIQSRELVARLDEFLGHPQYDPHGDPIPDAQGKMERKHQLLLAQCQDGKEVMCVGVLESSSKFLQYLDQKHITIGSRIKILGREPFDGSMSVELDGKPLFISDKIANNLYVQPQSNL encoded by the coding sequence ATGGATTTTACGCTTTCGGAAGAAAACTACTTGAAGGCCATCTTTCATTTGCAACAACAGTCTCCAAAAGGTGTGTCGACCAACGAGATTGCCGAGCGAATGAAGACAAAGGCTTCTTCGGTTACCGATATGATCAAGAAGCTGGCTGCTAAGAAGCTGGTGAACTACGTAAAATACCAAGGTGCAACGCTTAGTGAAGAGGGGCGTCGTCACGCCCTGCATGTAATCAGAAAGCACAGATTGTGGGAAGTATTTTTGGTGGATAAGCTGGATTTTCCATGGGATGAGGTGCACGAGATCGCGGAGCAGTTGGAGCATATTCAGTCTAGGGAATTGGTTGCCAGATTGGACGAATTCCTGGGGCATCCACAGTACGATCCCCATGGAGATCCCATACCCGATGCTCAGGGAAAAATGGAGCGGAAACATCAACTATTACTGGCTCAATGCCAAGATGGAAAAGAGGTGATGTGCGTCGGAGTATTGGAATCCTCCAGTAAGTTTCTGCAATACTTGGATCAGAAGCACATTACCATTGGAAGCCGTATTAAGATCCTTGGGCGCGAACCATTTGACGGGTCCATGTCTGTAGAATTGGACGGAAAACCTCTTTTCATTTCAGATAAAATTGCTAATAATCTCTATGTACAACCACAAAGCAATCTTTAG
- a CDS encoding ZIP family metal transporter, which produces MDKLIDFASQNPILAALYASLFTWGMTALGASLVFFFKKAKRSVMDAMLGFTGGVMVAASFWSLLAPAIDNSPGEGFAKVVPAAVGFLMGAVVLFGLDKLLPHLHINFKRDEAEGMKTNWHSTTLLVLAITLHNIPEGLAVGVLFGAAANLEGVEQIAMITSAISLAIGIGIQNFPEGFAVSMPLKRQGVSGLKSFWYGQLSAVVEPVAAVLGAVAVSIFTPILPYALAFAAGAMIFVVIEEVIPETQRDKYTDLATMGFIAGFIVMMSLDVGLG; this is translated from the coding sequence ATGGATAAGCTGATCGATTTTGCTAGCCAGAACCCTATCCTGGCTGCCCTTTACGCCTCCTTGTTTACCTGGGGTATGACTGCACTAGGCGCTTCCCTGGTATTCTTCTTTAAAAAAGCCAAACGTTCAGTAATGGATGCTATGCTGGGCTTTACTGGGGGAGTAATGGTAGCTGCAAGTTTCTGGAGCTTGTTAGCACCAGCAATCGATAACAGCCCGGGGGAGGGATTTGCCAAGGTGGTGCCTGCCGCAGTAGGTTTTCTGATGGGTGCAGTTGTTCTTTTTGGTCTGGACAAGCTTTTACCGCATTTGCACATCAACTTTAAAAGGGACGAAGCCGAAGGAATGAAGACCAATTGGCATAGTACGACTTTGCTTGTACTGGCAATTACCCTGCACAACATACCGGAAGGTCTGGCAGTAGGTGTCCTCTTTGGAGCAGCGGCCAATTTAGAAGGAGTGGAGCAGATAGCCATGATCACTTCGGCCATTTCCCTGGCCATCGGAATTGGTATCCAGAATTTTCCAGAGGGATTTGCAGTATCCATGCCTTTGAAACGACAGGGTGTTTCCGGTCTTAAGAGTTTTTGGTACGGCCAACTATCGGCTGTGGTGGAACCGGTCGCAGCTGTTCTTGGGGCTGTTGCAGTAAGCATTTTTACGCCTATCTTGCCTTATGCGCTCGCTTTTGCCGCCGGGGCTATGATCTTTGTGGTCATAGAAGAGGTGATTCCCGAAACCCAAAGAGACAAATACACCGACCTGGCCACCATGGGATTTATCGCGGGATTTATAGTAATGATGTCCCTGGACGTGGGACTGGGTTAA